DNA from Vicia villosa cultivar HV-30 ecotype Madison, WI unplaced genomic scaffold, Vvil1.0 ctg.000058F_1_1, whole genome shotgun sequence:
CTAACAGTGTTCGGACCCAAAGAGAAACAGAGTTCCATAACTTCAAGCAAGGAAACTTGTGTGTTTTTGAGTGTGGTGAGAAGTTTGAAGACATGGCTGATTACTCACGACAGGTTGTTTATGCTCCTGATGAGTTATGGAAGATTTATCAATTCTTGATGGGTTTGAGGGCCGGCATTTCTCAcagtgtgtcccagagggagttcactgCATATGCTGAATGTTTGAGGCAATGCTATGTTGTGGAGAACACCTTGAAGAGGGTTCAAGAAGAGAGGAACCAAAATAGGACTAATTTTAGAGACAAATGGAGATTTACCCAGCACTTGAAGCCCCGTAGTTCTCCATCAAAGAAGAAGCAAGGATATGGTGACCAATCGGCTCCACCTCCTTATTGTCACAAGTGCAAGAAGAGACATACCGGGGAGTGCAAACCCACTTCTATTACTTGTTACGAATGTGGCGAGTAGGGTCACATATCTCCGCACTGTCCTAGAAAGAAGGCTCCTAAGAAGACTGCCGATTGCGTGTACACCTTAGATGCAAGGAAGGCAAAAGGGAACAACAATCttattgcgggtacgtgttatgtAAATAACCAACCTTATAtgttttagttgattgtggatCTACTCATTCCTTTATTTCTACCGAGTTTGTTTTTCGACTTGGTTTGGAAGTCACTCCATTACCCGATCATATGATCATTTCTTCGGCGACAGATGATAGAGTGGAAGCCCGACTGATTTGTAAAGATTGTTCAATATCTTTTAATGGACGTGATTTTCCGATCGATCTAATTTGTTTACCTCTCAAGAGACTCGATGTCATTCTGGGGATGGATTGGTTATCTCTTAATTCAATGTATATTGGTTGTAAGGAAAAGACCATATTCGTTCCTGCTGAAGAGACTTCTTCcgatgatgcaattaccaagttgatagaaggtacgACCAGCGCAGTCAATTATCTCTTTTCCCAAGAAAGAtattttcttttagttctttccaaGGAACCTTCTGTAAGAGTGGTATTGTCTGAGATCCTTGTGGTGTGCGAATTTCCTGATGTGTTTCTtgaggatatcacttctcttcctccggaaagggaagcggAATTCTCAATTGATCTTGTTCTTGGTACTGccccagtttccatcactccTTATAGGATATCTCCTATTTAactcagagaattgaagagcCAGTTGGAAGAACTTCTATCTAAGCATTTTATTCAgcctagtgtttctccatggggagctcttgttcttttggtaaagaagaaagacggaagtatgcgcttgtgcatcgattatcgtcagctgaataaagttaccatAAAGAAAAAATATCCCTTGCCACGaattgatgacctcctagatcagttgaaaggagccagtgtgttctcgaagattgatctcaggccgggatatcatcagattcgggtaaagagctcagatgtgcctaagactgcattcaggactcggtatggtcattatgagtttttagttatgccttttggCGTGACTAATGCCCCAGCggttttcatggattacatgaatcgaaTTTTCCAACCATACCTAGATCATTTTGTAGtgatcttcattgatgacatcTTGGTGTATTCTCGTTCTCCTGAAGAACATGAAGAGCATTTGCGGATTGTGTTGTCTACTCTCCGAGAGAAACATTTGTACACAAAGTTcagtaagtgtgaattttggctatcctatttaattatttttagaataATAGTAATGTTATGGGTTAAAATAGAACTAAATGGAAAAGTGGATATTAAGACTTAGTTGAAGGACAATTAAGACATTTCATTTGGTCACAAGTCTTAAGGCTTGTTTGGTCCCTCACTTGTTCCAAAAGAGATTcttggagagagagagaaagaaagaagcaTGAAAGGAGAAAGGAGAGGGAAGAGACCAACCAAGTCAACCATTGCATGCACCCTGATCAAGCTCAATCCATCTTTAATATTTGATTTCGCAACCCTTCTTCAACCTAAGGTAAGTCCTTTAGATAGAAAATGGGGTTTTGATCCATTTGGGatttttggggtttagggatttgaGAAAGAATGCATGAAATCCTTGCTAATAACATGTTGTAATGTTAAAATGTGTTTACCCATGTTATATTTTGGTCGTATACACCCTTATTTCGTACATGCAAGTTAATTCAAGGGGTTAAAGTACCCCATGGTAGAACTGGTGAACTCTGCGTTTTTCTGCATCTGtgatggtccgctaagcggactaagGTCGCTTAGCGGATACTAATTTCTTTTCCATAAAATCGCGAGTCCTCTAAGGGGACGTGAGGCCGCTAAGTGGAGGAACAATTGAGGGTCAccactggaaagcgcgctagTAGCCCGCTAAGCGGACAGTGCTGAGCAGAATTTTAATCTTCTTTCCCCTgagagcaagtttggtttctaaTCGTAACCAAGCTCCTCCTTAACCATTAGTACACGTATGTACGTTTAATTTGTGGTATTTTATGACACGCATTACCATTATTTCCGTTTGATTACTTATGTTGAATGTTATACATAATGTTAAATATGTTTATTCAAAAATTCTTGTCTACTCATTTGAGATTAATTATGAATACTATGATGAGACAATGTATGGAATGTGTTGATATCAaaatgttttggttaaacattcggattggTTTGTCTTATGACCTTACGCTTGTTGTGTgtatgtatgcttgaatcgaagtggccggtggCTAGGTTGGGATGTATCTTTGACCATGGAGTCAAGATATCTTCCTGGACCATGGGTTCCGTGGAATAGTCTGATGATGTGATCAAAGatcgcgcacctgagctaccattgcagtgtgcttgtgagggtcgcggggcattttactcacttggcgttaacacacttgtgtGCTCGGTATGATGGGCTTATGTAGCCACGTAGGCTAATAAATAATCGGTAACTCATCTCTAGTGAGGTCAAGTAGGCTAACACCGGGATTTCTCCCGATGGACtcatgcgtcaaggtggcggtttgtactcggcgtaacccacttgcgtgaagaaggttaatgggacaatgacgctgTCGCAACCgcaaaaaatggaatcagagtcgccaccaatatatttatcccatcaagggaaaggGATACTAGGAAacctaactgtcataccccaaaatttgcccgtcatATTCCAAGATGTTTTTTTACTCACCTGACTTGTAATTGCTCAAGATAGCGCAAGTTCACTCTTCTCCTAAGCACAAGATTCAAAATTAGAGTTTCTGATTTAATTAGGGAAAATCAACCTCTGATGCCTCAAGATAATCCCATGGCTTCtaatatgattcaaagtatcctcatgccaagtttcaagccttgattcaaaagattgttcactcaatgacccaaacgatcaataatcgactaactgacctaaaagtcaaactatggtcaaagtacaatcaaaactcctgattttttgtcaatatccacaTATTGAAgtttcattcaccatttgatcaagaattgatcatggttcatcaaggaaagatcaaaaatcaacaattcaaaaagtttctaaattaaggttttcataggagaaagtcaactgaactttgaccagccataactcccacatggaacatcagaaatttcccattcaaagctcattttgaaggaaattgaattctctacaactttgtctctcacatgccaagtctaaaaatgcttcgtttgagagatatgagctaatacattacaggtccttctaaaagatcgccaaaaggcatttttttcaaagctcataacttgaacatggtagactcaattgaggtgaaaccaaaaaGAGCTTTTATAGGACTCTtttagctttccaaaaagtcctagaacatatccatataataaaaattgagagagttatggcttgcacaagttgagAGATATTGAGGAAATACACAAAGGGGAAAGTgatgaattttgagtttttgacTAAATGGGTCTAAGAGTTCCATCTCAAACGTGACAATGGCCCATATAACAACCCTTAAAcctattattttagttttatgatatttatttttatttacatgaatttttattcatttaaacattaataaagcacataaaatatgaaataaatagttTCAAATCAAAGATTAATTTTTCCAATCATATTCAATCATCATTTAGGGTATATATTTGAAGGAAATTCGTGGTCCCCAAGTTTGCAAAAGATTGAGATCCTATTTggccaaaaaaagaaagaattatatgatttttcaatcaaata
Protein-coding regions in this window:
- the LOC131623220 gene encoding uncharacterized protein LOC131623220 gives rise to the protein MQGMQGQQHPAPYPVTQAPTGPNFRAFFIMDTPEFAGGLDPVVAHDWLASMERIFQAIQCNEEEKVIFTTQKMKGPTLIWWNTVSTYFTTQEIPKDWHHFKAAFLEKYFPNSVRTQRETEFHNFKQGNLCVFECGEKFEDMADYSRQVVYAPDELWKIYQFLMGLRAGISHSVSQREFTAYAECLRQCYVVENTLKRVQEERNQNRTNFRDKWRFTQHLKPRSSPSKKKQGYGDQSAPPPYCHKCKKRHTGECKPTSITCYECVDCGSTHSFISTEFVFRLGLEVTPLPDHMIISSATDDRVEARLICKDCSISFNGRDFPIDLICLPLKRLDVILGMDWLSLNSMYIGCKEKTIFVPAEETSSDDAITKLIEGTTSAVNYLFSQERYFLLVLSKEPSVRVVLSEILVVCEFPDVFLEDITSLPPEREAEFSIDLVLGTAPVSITPYRISPI